One Punica granatum isolate Tunisia-2019 chromosome 3, ASM765513v2, whole genome shotgun sequence genomic window carries:
- the LOC116198518 gene encoding protein kinase PINOID 2, with translation MATTPTNCTSARDESDYESSCSSTTLPDTGRSWLSNLSFSSRRTSSVSVSSSATETASLSGSNKPHKANQTAWEAMKRLKSIRGGRVGLDHFRLLRRLGSGDIGNVYLCQIRNPGAAGMPEQQCYYAMKVVDREALAIRKKLQRADMEKEILGMLDHPFLPTLYAEFDASHYSCLVMEFCPGGDLYAARLRRPGKRFPISTAKFYAAEVLLALEYLHMMGIIYRDLKPENVLVREDGHIMLSDFDLSLKCDVVPRLLRSKRTVPDPADRDDDLLNCYTPTCATPVQPVLSCLRSSSSCKKSTAAVVGITAELEDYDPELVAEPITARSKSFVGTHEYLAPEVISGQGHGSAVDWWTLGVFLYEMLYGRTPFKGENNERTLVNILKQHLTFPSIGVSTSKEYEEMVRLQDLIAKLLVKNPKKRIGSVKGSIEIKRHEFFKGVNWALIRSVRPPEVPSNLSKVGSRVPSNNSFPKLTKKEREAPYQLSHNFDYF, from the exons ATGGCGACTACCCCTACCAACTGCACCTCAGCTCGGGATGAATCCGACTACGAGAGCAGCTGCTCCTCCACCACGCTGCCAGACACTGGACGGAGCTGGCTGAGTAACCTCAGCTTCAGCAGCCGCCGCACGAGCTCTGTCTCCGTCAGCTCCTCGGCCACCGAGACGGCCTCACTCAGCGGCTCCAACAAGCCCCACAAGGCTAACCAGACAGCTTGGGAGGCCATGAAGCGGCTAAAGAGCATTAGGGGAGGCCGAGTCGGGCTCGACCACTTCCGCCTCCTCCGCCGCCTTGGGAGCGGCGATATTGGAAATGTTTACCTCTGCCAGATAAG GAACCCGGGAGCGGCAGGGATGCCGGAGCAGCAGTGCTACTACGCGATGAAGGTGGTGGACCGGGAGGCACTAGCCATAAGGAAGAAGCTCCAGAGAGCCGATATGGAGAAGGAGATCCTAGGGATGCTCGACCATCCATTCCTGCCCACTCTCTATGCCGAATTCGACGCCTCCCACTACTCTTGCCTGGTGATGGAGTTTTGCCCCGGTGGCGACCTCTACGCTGCTCGGCTCCGCCGCCCGGGCAAGCGCTTCCCCATCTCAACTGCAAA GTTTTATGCTGCTGAGGTCCTCTTGGCCCTTGAGTATCTACATATGATGGGCATCATCTACAGAGATCTCAAGCCTGAAAATGTACTTGTCCGGGAAGACGGTCACATTATGCTGTCCGACTTCGACCTCTCCCTCAAGTGCGATGTCGTGCCGAGACTCCTGCGCTCCAAACGCACAGTACCCGACCCGGCCGATAGGGACGACGACCTGCTGAACTGCTACACTCCAACATGCGCCACCCCAGTCCAGCCCGTCCTCTCGTGCCTCCGGTCGTCGTCGTCGTGTAAGAAGTCGACAGCAGCAGTTGTGGGGATTACCGCGGAGCTGGAAGACTATGACCCGGAGCTGGTGGCGGAGCCGATCACAGCGCGGTCGAAGTCGTTCGTGGGGACACACGAGTACCTCGCGCCGGAGGTGATATCGGGGCAGGGCCACGGGAGCGCAGTGGACTGGTGGACCCTAGGGGTGTTCCTGTACGAGATGCTGTACGGGAGGACACCCTTCAAGGGGGAGAACAACGAGAGGACCCTAGTGAACATACTGAAGCAACATTTGACTTTTCCTAGTATTGGGGTCAGCACAAGCAAGGAGTACGAGGAGATGGTCAGATTGCAAGACCTGATAGCCAAGCTGCTGGTCAAGAACCCTAAGAAGAGGATTGGGAGTGTGAAGGGCTCGATTGAGATCAAGCGGCATGAGTTCTTCAAGGGTGTCAACTGGGCTTTGATTAGGTCGGTGAGGCCGCCAGAAGTCCCGAGTAATCTCTCCAAGGTCGGGTCTAGGGTTCCTAGTAATAATTCCTTCCCTAAGCTGACCAAGAAGGAGCGGGAAGCCCCTTATCAATTATCTCAtaatttcgactatttctaA